One genomic region from Fictibacillus marinisediminis encodes:
- a CDS encoding aldo/keto reductase: MRTMPLAKREITSSRLALGCMGFGGNWDRSPISDEEILKTEKAIDAALSSGITMFDHANIYTMGKAEEAFGHVLKGNPDLRDKMVIQSKCGIRFADDIGPGRYDFSKEHILGSVDEILQRLTIDHLDILLLHRPDPLMEPEEVAEAFQQLKSSGKVRHFGVSNMNKAQIQLLEAYSDERLIVNQLEMSLNKLDFVDQGVHVNQQAGTSVHFADGLIEHCMREDIQIQAWSPLAQGIFSGNSSLELSVAEAKTKELVAKMAAEKGTTLEAIVLGWLMRHPAKIQPVIGTTNVQRIKDAVDAVRQTEMMTREEWYELYVSSRGNKLP, translated from the coding sequence ATGCGTACGATGCCTTTAGCAAAACGAGAAATCACATCTAGCCGTCTAGCATTAGGGTGTATGGGCTTTGGCGGCAATTGGGACCGCAGCCCCATCTCCGACGAAGAAATCTTAAAAACCGAAAAAGCAATTGATGCCGCACTTTCTTCAGGCATAACGATGTTTGATCATGCCAACATCTATACGATGGGTAAAGCTGAAGAAGCATTTGGGCATGTGTTAAAGGGAAATCCAGACCTACGCGACAAAATGGTCATTCAAAGTAAATGCGGAATCCGCTTTGCTGATGATATCGGTCCTGGCCGGTATGATTTTTCTAAAGAACACATTTTGGGTTCAGTGGATGAAATTTTGCAAAGGCTTACGATTGACCATTTGGACATTCTCCTTCTTCACCGCCCTGATCCTCTAATGGAGCCTGAAGAGGTAGCAGAAGCCTTTCAGCAGCTAAAATCCTCCGGGAAAGTCCGCCATTTCGGTGTTTCAAATATGAACAAAGCGCAAATCCAGCTTCTTGAAGCCTATTCAGACGAGCGCTTGATCGTTAACCAATTGGAGATGAGTTTAAATAAGCTTGATTTTGTCGATCAAGGCGTACATGTTAACCAACAGGCTGGAACGTCTGTCCATTTTGCTGATGGTTTGATTGAACATTGCATGCGGGAAGATATTCAGATTCAAGCTTGGTCTCCTCTAGCTCAAGGAATTTTTTCAGGGAACAGCTCGTTGGAATTGTCTGTAGCAGAAGCGAAGACCAAAGAATTAGTAGCAAAAATGGCCGCTGAAAAAGGAACCACTCTTGAAGCAATTGTCCTTGGCTGGCTCATGAGGCACCCGGCGAAAATTCAGCCAGTTATTGGTACGACCAACGTTCAGCGCATTAAAGACGCTGTAGATGCTGTCCGACAGACCGAAATGATGACACGCGAAGAATGGTATGAGCTTTATGTTTCTTCCAGAGGAAATAAACTTCCATAA
- a CDS encoding DUF2512 family protein yields MQSLLLKIISIPLILLLCTFWFESVTFNKPLPFFIITIILAPIAVLMEYVFLPRLSFWSVFAADFIVSYILVYAISSLMSGAYVTLWGTFLIALTFTLVELLIHRQIVADQMRHSYN; encoded by the coding sequence ATGCAAAGTTTATTGCTGAAGATCATCAGCATACCGCTGATTCTTCTTCTGTGCACGTTTTGGTTTGAGAGTGTTACCTTTAACAAACCGCTTCCCTTCTTCATCATTACAATCATCCTTGCGCCGATTGCTGTTTTAATGGAATATGTATTTCTGCCCCGCCTGTCCTTTTGGTCTGTTTTTGCAGCTGACTTCATCGTTTCTTACATTTTGGTTTACGCGATTAGTTCATTAATGTCCGGTGCTTATGTAACATTATGGGGAACTTTTTTAATCGCCCTCACTTTTACATTGGTCGAACTGCTCATTCACAGACAAATCGTGGCTGATCAAATGAGGCATTCTTATAATTGA